The proteins below are encoded in one region of Lactuca sativa cultivar Salinas chromosome 3, Lsat_Salinas_v11, whole genome shotgun sequence:
- the LOC111904333 gene encoding arginine decarboxylase — protein MPALAFCVDAAMAALSPPSGYTAWDSSLPAPEPFSGVPPSTNTVLDDVSVSSLTPWTSSHSNALYKIDAWGAPYFSVNTSGNVTVRPHGSRTMDHQEIDLLKVVKKASDSKSIGGLDLPLPLIIRFPDVLKDRLECLQSAFNYAVKSQGYSSHYQGVYPVKCNQDRFVVEDIVKFGSSFRFGLEAGSKPELLMAMSCLCKGSSESLLICNGFKDAEYISLALIARKLSLNTVIVLEQEEELDSVIDISIKLGVRPVVGVRAKLRTKHSGHFGSTSGEKGKFGLTTTQILRVVKKLEQCGMLDCFQLLHFHIGSQIPSTSLLADGVGEAAQIYSELVRLGASMKVIDIGGGLGIDYDGSKSTNSDVSVAYTLEEYAMAVVQAVKFVCDRNSVKHPVICSESGRAIVSHHSILIFEAVSSSNYTVPTMSSHDVQHFIEQLPGDAHSDYNNLSQSAVRGEYDACLAYSDQLKQTCVEKFKDGLMDIEQLAAIDGFCDLVAKAIGVSNPVSTYHVNLSVFTSIPDFWGIGQLFPILPIHRLTDCPSKKGILSDLTCDSDGKIDKFIGGESSLPLHELEGENGMKYYLGMFLGGAYQEAMGGVHNLFGGPSVIRVSQSDGPFGFAVTRAVPGTSCSDVLRSMHHEPEMMFETLKHRIEEYVHEEGDMIAGGIAQSFHNMPYLSVGSSCCLTAASGNKGYYYCSDEDFTAGGEVVSGEDDDQWSYVGA, from the coding sequence ATGCCGGCCCTAGCGTTTTGTGTTGACGCCGCCATGGCCGCTCTTTCTCCTCCTTCCGGCTATACCGCCTGGGATAGCTCTCTTCCCGCGCCGGAGCCATTCTCCGGCGTACCTCCATCGACAAACACCGTTCTGGATGATGTATCTGTATCATCCCTCACTCCTTGGACGTCATCCCACTCTAATGCTCTCTACAAGATTGACGCCTGGGGAGCGCCTTACTTCTCCGTCAACACATCCGGTAACGTCACCGTCCGTCCACACGGTTCCCGAACCATGGACCACCAGGAGATAGATCTCCTAAAGGTCGTGAAGAAGGCCTCCGACTCCAAATCCATAGGAGGCCTAGACCTCCCGCTCCCTCTCATCATCCGGTTTCCAGACGTCCTGAAGGACCGCCTTGAATGTCTCCAATCGGCGTTCAATTATGCCGTTAAATCACAAGGGTACAGCTCTCATTACCAAGGCGTTTATCCCGTGAAATGCAACCAGGACCGATTCGTCGTCGAGGACATTGTCAAATTTGGATCGTCGTTCAGGTTCGGGTTGGAAGCTGGATCCAAACCTGAGCTTCTCATGGCCATGAGCTGCCTCTGCAAAGGTAGCTCCGAATCCCTCCTGATTTGCAATGGTTTTAAAGACGCGGAATATATCTCGCTAGCTTTGATAGCTCGAAAGCTATCATTAAACACCGTGATTGTTCTCGAACAAGAGGAAGAGCTGGATTCTGTGATTGATATAAGCATAAAGCTAGGCGTTCGTCCCGTCGTCGGGGTCCGTGCTAAGCTGCGGACTAAACATTCCGGCCATTTTGGATCGACTTCCGGCGAAAAGGGCAAATTTGGTCTCACAACGACGCAAATTCTCCGTGTTGTGAAAAAGCTTGAACAATGTGGCATGTTGGATTGCTTCCAATTGCTCCATTTCCACATCGGTTCTCAGATCCCATCGACATCCTTGCTTGCTGATGGTGTAGGTGAAGCCGCCCAGATTTACAGCGAATTAGTCCGCCTTGGTGCTTCCATGAAAGTTATCGACATAGGTGGTGGGCTTGGGATCGACTACGATGGTTCAAAATCCACTAATTCTGATGTCTCCGTTGCTTATACTTTAGAAGAATACGCAATGGCGGTTGTTCAGGCAGTAAAATTCGTTTGTGACCGGAATTCCGTGAAGCATCCTGTGATTTGCAGCGAAAGCGGCCGTGCCATCGTCTCCCACCATTCAATTCTGATATTCGAGGCAGTTTCGTCTAGCAACTATACAGTTCCAACCATGTCCTCTCACGACGTCCAGCATTTCATCGAGCAGCTCCCTGGGGACGCTCATTCCGACTACAATAATCTGTCCCAGTCTGCTGTGAGAGGCGAGTACGATGCTTGTTTGGCTTACTCCGATCAACTAAAGCAGACATGCGTCGAGAAATTCAAAGATGGATTAATGGACATCGAACAGTTAGCTGCTATTGATGGGTTCTGTGATTTGGTTGCGAAGGCAATTGGAGTATCCAATCCTGTAAGCACTTATCATGTCAATCTTTCTGTCTTCACTTCGATTCCTGATTTCTGGGGCATCGGACAACTCTTCCCTATCCTTCCAATCCACCGACTTACCGATTGCCCATCGAAAAAGGGGATTCTATCAGATCTAACTTGCGACAGTGATGGAAAGATTGATAAATTCATCGGAGGTGAATCCAGCTTACCCCTCCATGAATTAGAAGGAGAGAATGGAATGAAGTACTATCTGGGTATGTTCTTAGGAGGGGCATACCAGGAGGCTATGGGTGGTGTCCACAATCTATTCGGCGGCCCTAGTGTGATTCGTGTATCTCAAAGTGATGGTCCTTTCGGGTTTGCTGTTACTAGAGCTGTCCCAGGGACGTCTTGCAGTGATGTTCTTCGTTCAATGCATCATGAACCAGAGATGATGTTTGAAACCCTTAAACACAGAATCGAAGAGTATGTTCATGAAGAAGGTGATATGATTGCAGGTGGCATTGCTCAATCTTTCCACAACATGCCTTACCTAAGTGTCGGATCTTCTTGCTGTTTAACTGCTGCAAGTGGCAATAAGGGATACTATTACTGTTCTGATGAGGATTTCACCGCCGGAGGTGAGGTGGTTTCCGGTGAGGATGATGATCAGTGGTCATATGTGGGTGCGTGA